In Glandiceps talaboti chromosome 4, keGlaTala1.1, whole genome shotgun sequence, a single window of DNA contains:
- the LOC144433623 gene encoding uncharacterized protein LOC144433623, whose amino-acid sequence MQTHQSLSSLAAIILAFLFLISIIVIVVFVGHGPQKKCKNPFHERWNRGSEREKTGVEIAKYVRKDFRNAFARLGVHRTASICTNCLRMAPMRREFTQHFNNVAERKVQADRKRKETHEESPATCIDIDYIHDITQSQCPSKGCSSIPGHITRTSLQNQAIATVTPIDSHTKYNGVADTTVVFPEAARGDTLCPETKIPEYANMYNLDVVGEYQQLISELKDQVWCLGFHLSYTNHKSKHG is encoded by the exons ATGCAAACGCATCAATCTTTGTCAAGCCTTGCAGCAATTATTTTAgcctttttatttttaattagcATTATTGTGATCGTTGTGTTTGTTGGCCATGGCCCACAGAAGAAATGTAAAAACCCTTTCCATGAAAGGTGGAATAGAGGTTCTGAGCGTGAGAAAACCGGGGTTGAAATAGCGAAATATGTACGGAAGGACTTTCGCAATGCCTTCGCTAGACTTGGAGTTCATAGGACAGCTAGTATCTGCACCAACTGCCTTCGTATGGCTCCAATGCGACGGGAATTTACGCAGCACTTCAATAATGTTGCGGAGCGGAAAGTTCAG GCTGATCGCAAACGAAAGGAGACCCATGAAGAATCtccagctacatgtatagatatcgactatattcatgatattacaCAGTCACAG TGTCCAAGCAAAGGATGTTCATCTATCCCAGGTCATATTACTCGTACATCACTCCAAAACCAAGCTATAGCTACGGTAACCCCAATTGATAGTCACACAAAG tataatGGTGTTGCAGATACAACTGTCGTATTTCCTGAAGCAGCAAGAGGTGATACACTTTGTCCTGAAACAAAG ATACCAGAATATGCTAACATGTACAACCTTGATGTTGTAGGCGAATACCAGCAACTAATTAGTGAGCTGAAAGATCAG GTATGGTGTTTGGGGTTCCACCTTTCATATACGAATCATAAATCTAAACATGGCTGA